In Nocardioides marinus, one DNA window encodes the following:
- a CDS encoding F0F1 ATP synthase subunit gamma: MAVSLREYRARIKSTESMKKITRAMELIAASRIIKAQQRAQAAAPYARELTRAVSAVATFSNVEHPLTKEEENPQRAAVLIVTSDRGLAGAYSSSVLKEAERLREEGKEIDFYITGRKGEAYFKFRQRPIVQSWTGFSDQPSYDVAAEVGRTLIDSFLKEQGEEGDVDEVHVVYTRFVSMLNQEPTAVRLLPLEVVEGAEAPDENDLLPLYEFEPSPEAVLDGLLPQYVQSRIFFSLLQAAASELAARQKAMKSATDNAEELIKKYTRIANQARQAGITQEISEIVGGVNALADANAGAE; this comes from the coding sequence ATGGCCGTATCGCTGCGTGAGTACCGCGCGCGGATCAAGTCGACCGAGTCGATGAAGAAGATCACGCGCGCCATGGAGCTCATTGCTGCCTCGCGCATCATCAAGGCGCAGCAGCGGGCCCAGGCTGCGGCGCCGTACGCCCGAGAGCTGACGCGTGCGGTGTCGGCGGTGGCGACGTTCTCGAACGTCGAGCACCCGCTGACCAAGGAGGAGGAGAACCCCCAGCGGGCCGCCGTCCTCATCGTGACCAGCGACCGGGGCCTGGCCGGTGCCTACTCCTCGTCGGTCCTCAAGGAGGCCGAGCGGCTCCGCGAGGAGGGCAAGGAGATCGACTTTTACATCACCGGTCGCAAGGGCGAGGCGTACTTCAAGTTCCGCCAGCGCCCGATCGTGCAGTCGTGGACGGGGTTCTCCGACCAGCCGTCGTACGACGTCGCCGCCGAGGTGGGTCGCACGCTCATCGACTCCTTCCTCAAGGAGCAGGGCGAGGAGGGTGACGTGGACGAGGTCCACGTGGTCTACACCCGCTTCGTCTCGATGCTGAACCAGGAGCCCACCGCGGTGCGGCTGCTGCCGCTGGAGGTCGTGGAGGGTGCCGAGGCGCCCGACGAGAACGACCTGCTGCCGCTCTACGAGTTCGAGCCCTCCCCGGAGGCCGTGCTCGACGGACTGCTCCCGCAGTACGTCCAGTCGCGGATCTTCTTCTCCCTGCTGCAGGCGGCCGCCTCCGAGCTCGCCGCCCGCCAGAAGGCGATGAAGTCCGCCACGGACAACGCCGAAGAGCTGATCAAGAAGTACACCCGCATCGCCAACCAGGCCCGTCAGGCCGGCATCACCCAGGAAATCAGCGAGATCGTCGGTGGCGTCAACGCGCTCGCCGACGCGAACGCCGGCGCCGAGTAA
- the atpD gene encoding F0F1 ATP synthase subunit beta encodes MTATIEETTQTGGAGVGRIARVIGPVVDVEFPVDNMPEMYNKLECEITLGGETTTLALEVAQHIGDGMVRAISLKPTDGLVRGGQVRDTGEPITVPVGNATLGKVFNTTGDVLNLKEGETFEATERWGIHRKAPAFDQLESKTQMFETGIKVIDLLTPYVQGGKIGLFGGAGVGKTVLIQEMIARVARDHGGVSVFAGVGERTREGNDLMVEMEEAGVLGQTALVFGQMDEPPGTRLRVALSALTMAEYFRDVQNQDVLLFIDNIFRFTQAGSEVSTLLGRMPSAVGYQPNLADEMGVLQERITSTRGHSITSLQAIYVPADDYTDPAPATTFAHLDATTELSREIASLGIYPAVDPLTSTSRILDPQYIGREHYDCAIRVKQILQRNKELQDIIAILGVDELSEEDKVIVSRARRIQRFLSQNTYVAKQFTGIEGSTVPVVDTIEAFNKIADGEYDHVAEQAFFMCGGLDDVEKKWAEIQKNL; translated from the coding sequence ATGACTGCCACCATCGAAGAGACCACCCAGACCGGCGGCGCCGGCGTCGGTCGGATCGCCCGAGTGATCGGTCCGGTCGTCGACGTCGAGTTCCCCGTCGACAACATGCCCGAGATGTACAACAAGCTCGAGTGCGAGATCACCCTGGGCGGCGAGACCACCACGCTGGCCCTCGAGGTCGCCCAGCACATCGGCGACGGCATGGTCCGCGCCATCTCGCTCAAGCCGACCGACGGCCTGGTCCGCGGTGGCCAGGTGCGCGACACCGGCGAGCCGATCACCGTCCCCGTGGGCAACGCCACCCTCGGCAAGGTGTTCAACACCACCGGCGACGTGCTCAACCTCAAGGAGGGCGAGACCTTCGAGGCCACCGAGCGCTGGGGCATCCACCGCAAGGCGCCCGCCTTCGACCAGCTGGAGTCCAAGACCCAGATGTTCGAGACCGGCATCAAGGTCATCGACCTGCTGACCCCCTACGTGCAGGGCGGCAAGATCGGCCTGTTCGGTGGCGCCGGCGTGGGCAAGACCGTGCTCATCCAGGAGATGATCGCGCGTGTGGCCCGCGACCACGGTGGTGTGTCGGTGTTCGCCGGCGTGGGTGAGCGCACCCGTGAGGGCAACGACCTCATGGTCGAGATGGAGGAGGCCGGGGTCCTCGGCCAGACCGCCCTGGTCTTCGGCCAGATGGACGAGCCGCCGGGCACCCGCCTGCGCGTCGCCCTGTCGGCGCTGACGATGGCGGAGTACTTCCGCGACGTCCAGAACCAGGACGTGCTGCTGTTCATCGACAACATCTTCCGGTTCACCCAGGCCGGTTCCGAGGTGTCGACCCTGCTGGGCCGGATGCCGTCCGCGGTGGGCTACCAGCCCAACCTCGCCGACGAGATGGGTGTGCTCCAGGAGCGCATCACCTCGACGCGTGGTCACTCGATCACCTCGCTGCAGGCGATCTACGTGCCGGCCGACGACTACACCGACCCGGCGCCGGCGACCACCTTCGCCCACCTGGACGCGACCACCGAGCTGTCCCGCGAGATCGCCTCGCTGGGCATCTACCCCGCGGTGGACCCGCTGACCTCGACCTCCCGCATCCTCGACCCGCAGTACATCGGTCGGGAGCACTACGACTGCGCGATCCGCGTCAAGCAGATCCTCCAGCGCAACAAGGAGCTCCAGGACATCATCGCGATCCTCGGTGTCGACGAGCTGTCCGAGGAGGACAAGGTCATCGTCAGCCGGGCGCGCCGTATCCAGCGCTTCCTGTCGCAGAACACCTACGTGGCCAAGCAGTTCACCGGTATCGAGGGCTCCACGGTCCCCGTCGTGGACACCATCGAGGCGTTCAACAAGATCGCGGACGGCGAGTACGACCACGTGGCCGAGCAGGCCTTCTTCATGTGCGGCGGTCTGGACGACGTCGAGAAGAAGTGGGCCGAGATCCAGAAGAACCTCTGA
- a CDS encoding F0F1 ATP synthase subunit epsilon, translated as MASDIGTGLQVALVAADRTVWSGEASMVIARTVDGDVGVLRGHAPLLSLLTDAAVEISAPDGIVHAAVDGGFISVADDRVSILTEHAVLAEEIRIDEAKAELEAAEGLPTGDEREMRIRRASARIRAAEKAS; from the coding sequence ATGGCCTCCGACATCGGGACGGGCCTGCAGGTCGCCCTCGTCGCCGCCGACCGGACCGTGTGGTCCGGTGAGGCGTCGATGGTGATCGCCCGCACCGTGGACGGCGACGTGGGTGTGCTGCGCGGTCACGCGCCGCTGCTCTCGCTGCTGACCGACGCCGCGGTGGAGATCAGCGCTCCGGACGGCATCGTGCACGCGGCCGTGGACGGCGGGTTCATCTCCGTCGCCGACGACCGGGTCTCGATCCTCACCGAGCACGCGGTCCTGGCCGAGGAGATCCGCATCGACGAGGCGAAGGCGGAGCTGGAGGCGGCCGAGGGGCTGCCGACCGGTGACGAGCGCGAGATGCGCATCCGTCGTGCCTCCGCCCGCATCCGGGCCGCCGAGAAGGCGAGCTGA
- a CDS encoding DUF2550 family protein, whose product MPLWQWLLDIAGALLVLVLLYALALVVRRRVIARSGGTFELSHRVRTQRPGRGWLLGVGRYSEERLEWFRIFSLSPRPKRSWVRDELTYVGRRQPEGAEQVSLFPDHVVISCRSAHGDIELAMSPGTLTGFQAWLEARPPGAEMPGSRGTRR is encoded by the coding sequence GTGCCGCTGTGGCAGTGGCTGCTCGACATCGCGGGCGCCCTCCTCGTGCTGGTGCTGCTCTACGCCCTCGCGCTGGTCGTGCGCCGCCGCGTCATCGCCCGTTCCGGCGGCACCTTCGAGCTCTCCCACCGGGTGCGCACCCAGCGTCCCGGGCGCGGGTGGCTGCTCGGTGTCGGCCGCTACTCCGAGGAGCGGCTGGAGTGGTTCCGGATCTTCTCGCTCTCGCCGAGGCCCAAGCGCTCGTGGGTGCGAGACGAGCTGACCTACGTGGGGCGTCGTCAACCCGAGGGCGCCGAGCAGGTCTCGTTGTTCCCCGACCACGTCGTCATCTCGTGCCGTTCCGCGCACGGTGACATCGAGCTGGCCATGAGCCCCGGCACCCTGACGGGTTTCCAGGCCTGGCTCGAGGCACGCCCGCCCGGCGCCGAGATGCCGGGGTCGAGGGGCACCCGCCGCTGA
- a CDS encoding MFS transporter: MSTPTLPRRAPLEPSLRRARSAVAGSFVLNGLVFASLVSRLPDLRERLGLSNGGLGTLLLAISVGSLLALPSTGRVIERIGAGATVRAGVLADTVGLSTAALGAALGSLPLAAAGLFVHGVGIGVWDVAMNVEAAEVERRMRRTVMPRFHAGWSAGSLAGAGVGVVVLALGAPMLAHLLVVAALVAVVAVRGTRGFLPAEPEHREEPEGARGAGSVWRDPRTLAIGLMVMCFAMVEGTANDWLALGLIDGYGVAHWVGVAGFALFVVAMTAGRLYGPVLLDRHGRPAVLWASAGLAALGAVLTVLGQALPVVALGIVLWGLGAALGFPVGMSAAADSGPRAAARVSVVSTIGYGAFLAGPPLLGHLGDRIGTLEVLLAVTALMLPASLSVLATRPPRGR, from the coding sequence GTGAGCACCCCCACCCTCCCGCGCCGCGCACCGCTGGAGCCGTCCCTGCGACGGGCGCGCAGCGCGGTCGCCGGCTCGTTCGTGCTCAACGGGCTGGTCTTCGCCTCGCTGGTCTCGCGGCTGCCGGACCTGCGCGAGCGGCTGGGGCTGAGCAACGGGGGCCTGGGCACGCTGCTGCTCGCGATCTCCGTCGGCTCGCTGCTGGCCCTGCCGAGCACCGGCAGGGTCATCGAGCGGATCGGGGCGGGGGCCACCGTGCGCGCCGGCGTGCTCGCCGACACCGTCGGGCTGTCCACCGCCGCGCTCGGCGCGGCCCTCGGAAGCCTGCCGCTGGCGGCGGCCGGCTTGTTCGTCCACGGGGTCGGCATCGGTGTCTGGGACGTCGCGATGAACGTCGAGGCGGCCGAGGTGGAGCGGCGGATGCGTCGCACCGTCATGCCTCGGTTCCACGCCGGGTGGAGTGCCGGGTCGCTTGCCGGCGCGGGGGTGGGCGTGGTGGTCCTCGCCCTCGGCGCCCCGATGCTGGCGCACCTGCTGGTCGTGGCCGCGTTGGTCGCCGTCGTCGCCGTGCGGGGGACCCGTGGCTTCCTGCCGGCGGAACCCGAGCACCGCGAGGAGCCGGAGGGTGCCCGGGGCGCCGGCTCGGTGTGGCGGGACCCGCGCACCCTGGCCATCGGCCTGATGGTGATGTGCTTCGCCATGGTCGAGGGGACCGCCAACGACTGGCTGGCGCTGGGGCTGATCGACGGGTACGGCGTGGCGCACTGGGTCGGCGTGGCCGGGTTCGCCCTCTTCGTGGTGGCGATGACCGCCGGCCGGCTCTACGGGCCGGTGCTGCTGGACCGCCACGGGCGCCCGGCGGTGCTGTGGGCCAGCGCCGGGCTGGCCGCGCTGGGGGCAGTCCTCACGGTCCTGGGGCAGGCGCTGCCGGTCGTGGCGCTCGGGATCGTCCTGTGGGGCCTGGGGGCGGCGCTGGGGTTCCCGGTAGGGATGAGTGCCGCAGCAGACTCCGGGCCCCGCGCCGCGGCCCGGGTCTCGGTCGTCTCCACCATCGGGTACGGCGCGTTCCTGGCCGGTCCGCCGCTGCTGGGCCACCTCGGCGACCGGATCGGCACGCTCGAGGTGCTGCTGGCGGTCACCGCGCTGATGCTGCCCGCCTCCCTCAGCGTGCTGGCCACCCGGCCGCCGAGAGGTCGCTGA
- a CDS encoding cob(I)yrinic acid a,c-diamide adenosyltransferase — protein MVNLTRIYTRTGDAGETRLGDMSLTTKNDLRLHAYADVDEANATIGLAVASGGLDEDVVAVLTHVQNDLFDVGADFCTPVVEDPEFPPLRVEQDYVDRLEAWCDEYNEHLETLRSFILSGGTPGAAHLHVARTVVRRAERSAWAAFEQHGDSMNKLAITYLNRLSDLVFILARHANREQGDVLWVPGGERS, from the coding sequence ATGGTCAACCTGACGCGCATCTACACCCGCACCGGCGACGCCGGGGAGACCCGCCTCGGCGACATGAGCCTGACCACCAAGAACGACCTGCGGCTGCACGCCTACGCCGACGTCGACGAGGCCAACGCGACGATCGGGCTCGCAGTCGCGTCCGGGGGCCTGGACGAGGACGTCGTCGCCGTGCTCACCCACGTCCAGAACGACCTCTTCGACGTCGGCGCCGACTTCTGCACCCCCGTCGTGGAGGACCCCGAGTTCCCGCCGCTGCGCGTCGAGCAGGACTACGTCGACCGCCTCGAGGCCTGGTGCGACGAGTACAACGAGCACCTCGAGACCCTGCGCTCCTTCATCCTCTCCGGCGGTACGCCGGGCGCGGCCCACCTGCACGTCGCCCGCACCGTCGTCCGCCGGGCCGAGCGCTCGGCCTGGGCCGCCTTCGAGCAGCACGGCGACAGCATGAACAAGCTGGCCATCACCTACCTCAACCGGCTCTCCGACCTCGTCTTCATCCTGGCCCGCCACGCCAACCGGGAGCAGGGCGACGTCTTGTGGGTGCCCGGCGGCGAGCGTTCCTGA
- a CDS encoding STAS domain-containing protein produces the protein MDITTDGPTLVLRGDLDVRCTPQVRSALYDHLAEHPHVVADLTDVGSVDLTALRVLAMASRTAAREGHHLTLRGCGPAVRRMLHLSHLIRVVDVEREPATA, from the coding sequence ATGGACATCACGACCGACGGGCCGACGCTCGTCCTGCGCGGCGACCTCGACGTCCGCTGCACGCCACAGGTCCGCTCGGCGCTCTACGACCACCTCGCGGAGCACCCGCACGTGGTCGCGGACCTGACCGACGTCGGCTCGGTGGACCTCACCGCCCTGCGGGTGCTGGCGATGGCCTCACGGACGGCGGCTCGGGAGGGGCACCACCTGACGTTGCGCGGCTGCGGGCCCGCCGTGCGCCGGATGCTGCACCTGTCCCACCTGATCCGGGTCGTGGACGTCGAGCGGGAGCCGGCCACGGCCTGA
- a CDS encoding protein meaA, with the protein MALATWTEVTGAYNSFYPRTMTENATPARPEKDRPWVMRTYAGHSTATASNQLYRTNLAKGQTGLSVAFDLPTQTGYDPDSAMARGEVGKVGVPVMHLGEMRKLFDGIPLTEMNTSMTINAVAMWMLAMYQVAAEEQNPDLSPEEVAAQLAGTTQNDIIKEYLSRGTYAFPPEASMRLIADMIAYTVHQIPKWNPINICSYHLQEAGATPTQELAYALCTAIAVLDEVKSSGQVSEEDFGKVVGRISFFVNAGVRFVEETCKMRAFVELWDEITRERYGVQDPKMRRFRYGVQVNSLGLTEAQPENNVQRIVLEMLGVTLSKNARARALQLPAWNEALGLPRPWDQQWSLRLQQVLAFESDLLEYDDIFDGSHVIEAKVAELVAGAKAEIDRVQAMGGAIAAVEYMKGELVSSHAARRARIEAGEEIIVGVNKFETTEPSPLTSDLDGAIMVADPEAEKTARASVEEWKAQRDPQAVEEALRALAEAAKGTDNLMHATLAAARAGATTGEWAGTLREVFGEFRAPTGVSGAVGVAEAGAELAEVRERVRVTGEELGGRLRLLVGKPGLDGHSNGAEQVAVRARDAGFEVIYQGIRLTPEQIVSAAVAEDVHCVGLSILSGSHMELVPAVLDGLRDAGLDDVPVIVGGIIPESDARRLAELGVAAVYTPKDFGLTEIMGGIVEVIRRANGLG; encoded by the coding sequence GTGGCATTGGCCACATGGACGGAGGTTACCGGCGCGTACAACTCGTTCTACCCTCGGACCATGACCGAGAACGCCACTCCCGCTCGCCCCGAGAAGGACCGTCCCTGGGTGATGCGGACCTACGCCGGCCACTCGACCGCGACCGCGTCCAACCAGCTCTACCGGACCAACCTCGCCAAGGGGCAGACGGGTCTCTCGGTCGCCTTCGACCTCCCCACGCAGACCGGCTACGACCCCGACTCCGCGATGGCGCGCGGCGAGGTCGGCAAGGTCGGCGTGCCGGTCATGCACCTCGGCGAGATGCGCAAGCTCTTCGACGGCATCCCGCTGACGGAGATGAACACCTCGATGACCATCAACGCGGTCGCGATGTGGATGCTCGCGATGTACCAGGTCGCCGCCGAGGAGCAGAACCCCGACCTCTCGCCCGAGGAGGTCGCGGCGCAGCTGGCCGGCACCACCCAGAACGACATCATCAAGGAGTACCTCTCCCGCGGGACCTACGCGTTCCCGCCCGAGGCCTCGATGCGGCTGATCGCGGACATGATCGCCTACACCGTCCACCAGATCCCGAAGTGGAACCCGATCAACATCTGCAGCTACCACCTGCAGGAGGCCGGGGCGACGCCCACCCAGGAGCTCGCCTACGCGCTGTGCACCGCCATCGCCGTGCTGGACGAGGTCAAGAGCTCGGGCCAGGTCTCGGAGGAGGACTTCGGCAAGGTCGTCGGCCGGATCTCGTTCTTCGTCAACGCCGGCGTGCGCTTCGTCGAGGAGACCTGCAAGATGCGGGCCTTCGTCGAGCTCTGGGACGAGATCACCCGCGAGCGCTACGGGGTGCAGGACCCGAAGATGCGCCGCTTCCGCTACGGCGTCCAGGTCAACTCCCTGGGCCTCACCGAGGCCCAGCCGGAGAACAACGTCCAGCGCATCGTGCTCGAGATGCTGGGCGTCACGCTCTCGAAGAACGCGCGCGCCCGCGCCCTGCAGCTCCCCGCGTGGAACGAGGCCCTCGGTCTGCCGCGTCCCTGGGACCAGCAGTGGTCGCTGCGTCTGCAGCAGGTGCTCGCCTTCGAGTCAGACCTGCTGGAGTACGACGACATCTTCGACGGCTCGCACGTCATCGAGGCCAAGGTCGCCGAGCTCGTCGCCGGCGCCAAGGCCGAGATCGACCGGGTGCAGGCGATGGGCGGGGCGATCGCGGCGGTGGAGTACATGAAGGGCGAGCTCGTCTCCTCCCACGCCGCTCGTCGGGCGCGCATCGAGGCCGGCGAGGAGATCATCGTCGGGGTCAACAAGTTCGAGACCACCGAGCCCTCCCCGCTCACCTCCGACCTCGACGGGGCGATCATGGTCGCCGACCCCGAGGCCGAGAAGACCGCCCGTGCGAGCGTGGAGGAGTGGAAGGCCCAGCGCGACCCGCAGGCGGTCGAGGAGGCGCTGCGCGCGCTGGCCGAGGCCGCCAAGGGCACCGACAACCTGATGCACGCCACCCTGGCCGCCGCCCGCGCGGGAGCGACCACGGGGGAATGGGCCGGCACCCTGCGTGAGGTCTTCGGCGAGTTCCGCGCCCCCACCGGTGTCTCCGGCGCCGTGGGTGTCGCCGAGGCGGGCGCCGAGCTCGCCGAGGTGCGTGAGCGGGTCAGGGTGACCGGCGAGGAGCTGGGCGGTCGTCTGCGCCTGCTGGTCGGCAAGCCGGGGCTCGACGGCCACTCCAACGGTGCCGAGCAGGTGGCCGTGCGCGCCCGCGACGCGGGCTTCGAGGTCATCTACCAGGGCATCCGGCTCACGCCGGAGCAGATCGTCTCGGCCGCCGTGGCCGAGGACGTGCACTGCGTGGGTCTGTCCATCCTCTCCGGGTCGCACATGGAGCTGGTGCCCGCGGTCCTGGACGGGCTCCGCGACGCCGGCCTGGACGACGTGCCCGTGATCGTCGGCGGGATCATCCCCGAGTCCGACGCGCGCCGCCTGGCCGAGCTGGGGGTCGCGGCGGTCTACACGCCCAAGGACTTCGGGCTGACCGAGATCATGGGCGGCATCGTCGAGGTCATCCGTCGGGCCAACGGCCTGGGCTGA
- a CDS encoding ferritin-like domain-containing protein, producing the protein MPAARFIDQLNAQIGHELAAHNQYLACAVHYDALTMPQMAAFFYAQALEERSHALMMVRYLLDTDAEVAIPGVEAPVTGFADVVAPVQLALAQERRVSEQINALLRVAREESDFASEQFMQWFIKEQVEEVATMSDLLAVVSRNVDDIEDIEEYVAREQADAGEDPTAPRIAGA; encoded by the coding sequence GTGCCTGCCGCACGCTTCATCGACCAGCTCAACGCCCAGATCGGGCACGAGCTGGCCGCCCACAACCAGTACCTCGCCTGCGCGGTCCACTACGACGCGCTGACGATGCCGCAGATGGCGGCCTTCTTCTACGCCCAGGCGCTGGAGGAGCGCAGCCACGCGCTGATGATGGTGCGCTACCTCCTCGACACCGACGCCGAGGTCGCGATCCCCGGCGTCGAGGCGCCGGTCACCGGCTTCGCCGACGTCGTGGCCCCCGTCCAGCTGGCCCTGGCGCAGGAGCGGCGGGTGAGCGAGCAGATCAACGCGCTGCTGCGCGTGGCCCGTGAGGAGAGCGACTTCGCCTCCGAGCAGTTCATGCAGTGGTTCATCAAGGAGCAGGTCGAGGAAGTCGCGACCATGTCGGACCTGCTGGCCGTGGTCTCCCGCAACGTCGATGACATCGAGGACATCGAGGAGTACGTCGCGCGCGAGCAGGCGGACGCCGGGGAGGACCCGACCGCCCCTCGGATCGCCGGCGCCTGA
- a CDS encoding FAD-dependent oxidoreductase — translation MSRVLVVGAGVVGLSCAVRLLESGHRVDVLARDLPRETTSAVAAALWYPYRALPQDRVTAWAAATFAELAALARLPRTGVEMVPGGEVLRRAAGEPWWASAVPDLRRGVDVPPGYADSWSFTAPVVEMPVYLDWLSSRVAELGGTVTRLNLSALPTGADGVDLVVDCGGLGSRHLAGDPSVVPVRGQVVRVAQVGIERWTLDADGPTYVVPRSRDVVVGGTDQEGEWSRTPDPEVARLILERATRLVPQLAGARVLSHRVGLRPVRPRVRLERVGDVVHCYGHGGAGVTLSWGCADEVASLTGSAILA, via the coding sequence GTGAGCAGGGTGCTGGTGGTCGGTGCAGGCGTCGTCGGGCTCAGCTGCGCGGTGCGCCTGCTGGAGTCCGGGCACCGTGTCGACGTGCTGGCCCGCGACCTGCCGCGGGAGACGACCTCCGCGGTGGCCGCCGCCCTGTGGTACCCCTACCGGGCCCTTCCCCAGGACCGCGTGACGGCCTGGGCCGCAGCCACGTTCGCCGAGCTGGCCGCGCTCGCCCGCCTGCCGCGCACGGGCGTGGAGATGGTCCCGGGGGGCGAGGTGCTGCGCCGCGCGGCGGGGGAGCCCTGGTGGGCCTCGGCCGTGCCGGACCTGCGCCGCGGGGTCGACGTGCCGCCCGGGTACGCCGACTCCTGGTCCTTCACCGCCCCCGTCGTCGAGATGCCGGTCTACCTCGACTGGCTCTCCTCCCGGGTCGCCGAGCTGGGCGGGACGGTGACCCGGCTGAACCTGTCGGCCCTGCCCACCGGTGCCGACGGCGTGGACCTGGTCGTGGACTGCGGAGGTCTCGGGAGCCGGCACCTGGCCGGAGACCCGAGCGTCGTGCCCGTGCGGGGCCAGGTGGTGCGGGTGGCGCAGGTGGGGATCGAGCGGTGGACCCTGGACGCCGACGGGCCGACGTACGTCGTGCCGCGCTCCCGCGACGTCGTGGTCGGCGGCACCGACCAGGAGGGGGAGTGGAGCCGCACGCCCGACCCGGAGGTCGCCCGGCTCATCCTGGAGCGGGCCACGCGACTCGTCCCGCAGCTGGCCGGGGCCCGCGTGCTGTCGCACCGGGTCGGACTGCGCCCGGTCCGTCCTCGGGTGCGGCTCGAGCGGGTCGGGGACGTCGTGCACTGCTACGGCCACGGAGGCGCGGGTGTGACCTTGAGCTGGGGCTGTGCCGATGAGGTCGCTTCGCTCACCGGGAGCGCGATCCTCGCCTAG
- a CDS encoding PAS domain S-box protein — translation MEGSDRLGDAALWRGVVDASPDAVLLVDDEGLIVSANSHCLEVFGTPPDDLVGRPVETLVPAAVRASHPRRRASFEGVHGGRPMGLLHLAAARSDGTEFPAEISLAKVSTDDATYVCATVRDVSSRVLEQERFRSLLEAAPDAMVIVDESASIVVVNRQVVNIFGYEPEELLGRPIETLVPERYREGHHALRAGFLGQPGVRPMGSGRELYAARKDGSEFPVEISLSPLQTEEGILVSAAVRDITERLRLQRETDRLRDELVATVSHELRTPLTSIIGYVELMTDLDEEDLSLPARRMLEVIERNANRELRLVNDLLDLSSIDVTTVEEPQRVSLATVARSSAEGAGAAALSKAMSVSVQVPPGLFVEGDPVRLAQVLDNLVANAFKFSAAGGEVVVAGGREGEEVWLEVRDRGTGIPPEDLPRIFDRLFRSADAVRDQVPGAGLGLTIARAIVDAHRGRISATSTLGEGTTVRVVLPEAPAVIEETG, via the coding sequence GTGGAGGGGAGCGACCGGCTGGGCGATGCAGCCCTGTGGCGCGGTGTCGTCGACGCCTCCCCGGACGCGGTGCTGCTCGTCGACGACGAGGGGCTGATCGTCTCCGCCAACAGCCACTGCCTCGAGGTCTTCGGGACCCCTCCCGACGACCTGGTCGGACGCCCCGTCGAGACGCTGGTCCCCGCGGCCGTGCGCGCGAGCCATCCCCGGCGCCGGGCCAGCTTCGAGGGTGTCCACGGCGGACGACCGATGGGGCTGCTGCACCTGGCGGCCGCGCGGTCCGACGGCACCGAGTTCCCCGCGGAGATCTCGCTGGCCAAGGTCTCGACCGACGACGCGACCTACGTCTGTGCGACCGTGCGTGACGTCTCCTCGCGAGTGCTGGAGCAGGAGCGCTTCCGCAGCCTGCTCGAGGCGGCCCCCGACGCCATGGTCATCGTCGACGAGTCGGCCAGCATCGTCGTCGTCAATCGGCAGGTCGTGAACATCTTCGGCTACGAGCCCGAGGAGCTCCTCGGGCGCCCGATCGAGACGCTGGTGCCCGAGCGCTACCGCGAGGGGCACCACGCCCTGCGCGCGGGCTTCCTCGGGCAGCCCGGGGTCCGGCCGATGGGTTCGGGCCGCGAGCTGTACGCCGCTCGCAAGGACGGCAGCGAGTTCCCCGTCGAGATCTCCCTGTCTCCGCTGCAGACCGAGGAGGGCATCCTCGTCTCGGCGGCCGTGCGCGACATCACCGAACGGCTGCGGCTCCAGCGCGAGACCGACCGGCTGCGCGACGAGCTGGTGGCCACGGTCTCGCACGAGCTGCGGACCCCGCTGACCTCGATCATCGGCTACGTCGAGCTGATGACGGACCTGGACGAGGAGGACCTGAGCCTCCCCGCCCGCCGGATGCTCGAGGTCATCGAGCGCAACGCCAACCGTGAGCTGCGCCTGGTCAACGACCTGCTGGACCTCTCCTCCATCGACGTGACCACGGTGGAGGAGCCCCAGCGGGTCTCCCTGGCCACCGTCGCCCGCTCCAGCGCCGAGGGTGCCGGGGCTGCGGCGCTGAGCAAGGCCATGTCGGTCTCGGTGCAGGTCCCGCCCGGGCTCTTCGTGGAGGGCGACCCCGTGCGGCTCGCCCAGGTCCTCGACAACCTGGTCGCGAACGCGTTCAAGTTCAGCGCCGCCGGCGGTGAGGTCGTGGTGGCCGGTGGGCGTGAGGGCGAGGAGGTCTGGCTGGAGGTGAGGGACCGGGGGACCGGCATCCCGCCGGAGGACCTGCCGCGGATCTTCGACCGGCTCTTCCGTTCCGCCGACGCGGTGCGCGACCAGGTGCCGGGCGCCGGCCTCGGCCTGACCATCGCCCGTGCGATCGTGGACGCGCACCGTGGCAGGATCAGCGCCACGAGCACCCTGGGGGAGGGGACCACCGTGCGCGTGGTGCTGCCCGAGGCGCCCGCCGTGATCGAGGAGACCGGATGA